From a region of the Streptacidiphilus albus JL83 genome:
- a CDS encoding LacI family DNA-binding transcriptional regulator translates to MNTTVAAAGRQPVMADVAKLAGVSHQTVSRVLNDSPHVKEQTRDRVLAAIRELDYRPNSAARALVTRRSKTLGVVSFDTTLYGPASMLYGIEQAARSAGYFVSIASIRSLEGRSMQEALDRLLDQAVEGVLVIAPQTSSVGALARVRSSVPVVAVGSGAQARMPGAAVDNEAGARAATRYLLDLGHRTVHHIAGPANWLDARARETGWREVLAGAGAEAPPPFGGDWSARAGYEAGLRLQADPRVTAVFCANDHMALGLLRALNESGRGIPRDISVIGFDDIPESSYFTPPLTTVRQDFGELGRRGLELLVSQVEAGDRPSGRSLVATELVVRGSTAAVR, encoded by the coding sequence ATGAACACGACGGTAGCCGCCGCCGGTCGGCAGCCGGTCATGGCCGACGTCGCCAAGCTCGCCGGGGTCTCGCACCAGACGGTCTCCCGGGTGCTGAACGACAGCCCGCACGTCAAGGAGCAGACCCGGGACCGGGTGCTGGCGGCGATCCGGGAGCTGGACTACCGTCCCAACTCGGCCGCCCGGGCGCTGGTCACCCGCCGCTCCAAGACCCTGGGCGTGGTCAGCTTCGACACCACCCTCTACGGCCCCGCCTCCATGCTCTACGGGATCGAGCAGGCGGCCCGCAGCGCCGGGTACTTCGTCAGCATCGCCAGCATCCGCTCGCTGGAGGGGCGGTCCATGCAGGAGGCCCTGGACCGGCTGCTCGACCAGGCCGTCGAGGGGGTGCTGGTGATCGCCCCGCAGACCTCGTCGGTCGGCGCACTGGCCCGGGTCCGCAGCTCGGTGCCGGTGGTCGCGGTGGGGTCGGGGGCGCAGGCCCGGATGCCCGGGGCGGCCGTCGACAACGAGGCCGGCGCCCGGGCCGCCACCCGGTACCTGCTCGACCTGGGCCACCGCACGGTGCACCACATCGCCGGTCCGGCCAACTGGCTGGACGCCCGCGCCCGGGAGACCGGCTGGCGCGAGGTGCTCGCCGGGGCGGGGGCCGAGGCGCCCCCGCCGTTCGGCGGGGACTGGAGCGCCCGGGCCGGGTACGAGGCCGGGCTGCGGCTGCAGGCCGACCCCCGGGTCACCGCCGTGTTCTGCGCCAACGACCACATGGCGCTGGGCCTGCTGCGGGCCCTGAACGAGTCGGGGCGCGGCATCCCGCGGGACATCAGCGTGATCGGCTTCGACGACATCCCCGAGTCCTCCTACTTCACCCCGCCGCTCACCACCGTCCGCCAGGACTTCGGCGAGCTCGGCCGGCGCGGCCTGGAACTGCTGGTCTCGCAGGTCGAGGCAGGCGACCGGCCGAGCGGCCGGTCGCTGGTCGCCACCGAACTCGTCGTACGCGGCAGCACCGCCGCCGTCAGGTAG
- a CDS encoding SCO6745 family protein: MWTLFEPLHAVTYFAPQARAAFEQVGLRGFWRGYFAGRGAPLGPVGPGPVYAAFYGFARPMVERALPAVWQLADPAEALAARSSGARAALRDLLGDVDVAEAAGLCREAAEAADLTGRVLAAANAALPWPEDPLDVLWQAATVLREHRGDGHVASLLVAGLDGCESLVWRAALDNDRRLLQPARGWSDLEWEAAVSRLTARGWLHPDGRPTDVALAARVEIEAHTDALAAGPWQALDDTAVTRLQELLEPLAEAAIAVLPSPNPIGLSARGDVGRR, encoded by the coding sequence ATGTGGACCCTGTTCGAACCGCTGCATGCGGTCACCTACTTCGCCCCGCAGGCACGGGCCGCGTTCGAGCAGGTCGGCCTGCGCGGTTTCTGGCGCGGCTACTTCGCCGGACGCGGCGCACCCCTCGGCCCGGTCGGTCCGGGACCGGTGTATGCCGCGTTCTACGGCTTCGCCCGCCCGATGGTCGAGCGTGCCCTGCCGGCGGTGTGGCAGCTGGCCGATCCGGCGGAGGCCCTCGCCGCCCGCTCTTCCGGGGCCCGCGCCGCGCTGCGCGACCTCCTCGGTGACGTCGACGTCGCGGAGGCGGCCGGGCTGTGCCGGGAGGCGGCGGAGGCGGCCGACCTCACCGGCCGGGTCCTGGCGGCGGCGAACGCCGCGCTGCCCTGGCCGGAGGATCCGCTGGATGTGCTCTGGCAGGCGGCGACCGTGCTGCGTGAGCACCGGGGTGACGGCCATGTCGCGTCGCTGCTGGTCGCCGGGTTGGACGGCTGCGAGAGCCTGGTGTGGCGCGCGGCCTTGGACAACGACCGGCGGCTGCTGCAGCCCGCCCGGGGCTGGTCGGACCTGGAGTGGGAGGCCGCCGTCTCCCGGCTGACGGCTCGCGGCTGGCTGCACCCGGACGGCCGCCCGACGGACGTGGCGCTGGCTGCCCGGGTGGAGATCGAGGCGCACACCGACGCGCTGGCGGCCGGTCCCTGGCAGGCACTGGACGACACCGCCGTGACGCGGCTCCAGGAGTTGCTGGAACCCCTGGCCGAGGCGGCCATAGCGGTGCTGCCCTCCCCCAACCCCATCGGTCTGTCGGCCCGGGGCGACGTCGGCCGGCGCTGA
- a CDS encoding TIGR03618 family F420-dependent PPOX class oxidoreductase encodes MTATFDEAVRARLQAPNIWYVGTVFADGAPQVSPMWVDLEGEAQLTFNTSAGRVKEENLRRDPRVYLSHADAADPFDRVQISGVVARFIEGEEAHHRMDRLARKYLGVERFEWTMPGEQRVAVVVRPVKVRHIVGVERFRPGGPVPAQE; translated from the coding sequence ATGACTGCGACATTCGACGAAGCCGTCCGCGCCCGGCTGCAGGCGCCCAACATCTGGTACGTCGGCACGGTGTTCGCCGACGGGGCACCGCAGGTCAGCCCGATGTGGGTGGATCTGGAGGGAGAGGCGCAGCTGACGTTCAACACCTCGGCCGGGCGGGTGAAGGAGGAGAACCTGCGTCGCGACCCGCGCGTCTACCTCTCGCACGCGGACGCCGCCGATCCCTTCGACCGCGTGCAGATCAGTGGTGTGGTGGCCCGCTTCATCGAGGGCGAGGAGGCGCACCACCGGATGGACCGGCTGGCCCGCAAGTACCTGGGCGTCGAGCGCTTCGAGTGGACCATGCCGGGTGAGCAGCGGGTCGCGGTGGTCGTGCGCCCGGTCAAGGTGCGGCACATCGTCGGGGTCGAGCGGTTCCGGCCCGGCGGCCCCGTCCCTGCCCAGGAGTAG
- a CDS encoding substrate-binding domain-containing protein: MNLAKSGRSTVALAAAVTVVLGVAGCSKSATGSTASAGVPAASATAAVAACGSSPSASPDPANDPVAFNNANLTELDAALACALKGKSLSGVNIAMVVNVAADYWNAGQTGFKAGCKAIGLSSSDCTFFAPPNGTLTEQNSELETLRSQGITGYSISAIDPASAKGTIATDVSNGVDVLAIDSPLPGTAAASLYLGTDNYSAGFEAGTEMKTALGSAGGKVAILVGSLTAANATGRIAGFEAAIKGSNITVVQKVNDNLSASTAQTDAETILANNSGINGLYGVYSYDGPALAQAVLTAKKTATVKVVCDDSDTQTLGFINSGAISGTVVQMPYEQGYTGAYLLAAEHVLGTAATMALVKPYLESDGSTLSSGVGLITGSDLSAYKALEAQLGIG, encoded by the coding sequence ATGAACCTCGCCAAGTCCGGCAGATCGACCGTCGCCCTCGCCGCCGCCGTGACGGTCGTCCTCGGGGTCGCCGGCTGTTCCAAGTCGGCCACCGGCAGCACCGCCTCCGCCGGTGTTCCGGCGGCTTCCGCCACGGCCGCCGTCGCGGCCTGCGGCTCCTCCCCGTCCGCCTCCCCGGACCCGGCCAACGACCCGGTCGCCTTCAACAACGCGAACCTGACCGAGCTCGACGCGGCGCTGGCCTGCGCGCTCAAGGGCAAGAGCCTGTCCGGCGTCAACATCGCGATGGTGGTCAACGTCGCGGCGGACTACTGGAACGCGGGTCAGACCGGCTTCAAGGCCGGCTGCAAGGCGATCGGCCTGTCCAGCAGCGACTGCACCTTCTTCGCACCGCCGAACGGCACCCTGACCGAGCAGAACTCCGAGCTGGAGACCCTGCGTTCGCAGGGCATCACCGGCTACTCGATCTCCGCGATCGACCCGGCCTCGGCCAAGGGCACCATCGCCACCGACGTCTCCAACGGCGTCGACGTCCTCGCCATCGACTCGCCGCTGCCCGGCACCGCCGCGGCCTCGCTCTACCTGGGCACCGACAACTACTCGGCCGGCTTCGAGGCCGGTACCGAGATGAAGACCGCGCTGGGCAGCGCCGGCGGCAAGGTCGCGATCCTGGTCGGCTCGCTCACCGCCGCCAACGCCACCGGCCGGATCGCCGGCTTCGAGGCCGCGATCAAGGGCTCGAACATCACCGTGGTCCAGAAGGTCAACGACAACCTCTCCGCCAGCACCGCCCAGACCGACGCCGAGACCATCCTGGCCAACAACTCCGGCATCAACGGTCTCTACGGCGTCTACTCCTACGACGGCCCGGCGCTGGCCCAGGCGGTGCTCACCGCCAAGAAGACCGCGACGGTCAAGGTGGTCTGCGACGACTCCGACACCCAGACCCTCGGCTTCATCAACTCCGGCGCCATCTCCGGCACCGTCGTGCAGATGCCCTACGAGCAGGGCTACACCGGGGCCTACCTCCTCGCCGCCGAGCACGTCCTGGGCACCGCGGCCACCATGGCCCTGGTCAAGCCCTACCTGGAGTCCGACGGCTCGACCCTGAGCTCCGGCGTCGGCCTGATCACCGGCTCCGACCTCAGCGCCTACAAGGCCCTTGAGGCCCAGCTCGGGATCGGCTGA
- a CDS encoding SsgA family sporulation/cell division regulator → MPSVPVQRSADSAVTVRLDLWSVVCPGFKVHAPACLKYDTTDPYAVRMDNYVDRDETVTWLFARELLATGLSERAGTGDVSVFPGAGDARTVFILLRGEEREALLQAEEEDIRTFVRRTECLVPLGSESDHLDLDALLLRLLESPSGR, encoded by the coding sequence ATGCCCTCTGTACCGGTGCAGCGTTCCGCCGACTCGGCCGTGACCGTACGCCTCGACCTGTGGTCCGTGGTCTGTCCCGGCTTCAAGGTGCACGCACCCGCCTGCCTGAAGTACGACACCACGGACCCCTACGCGGTCCGGATGGACAACTACGTCGACCGCGACGAGACCGTCACCTGGCTCTTCGCCCGGGAGCTGCTGGCCACCGGGCTCAGCGAGCGGGCGGGCACGGGCGACGTGTCGGTGTTCCCGGGCGCGGGCGACGCCCGGACCGTGTTCATCCTGCTTCGTGGGGAGGAGCGCGAGGCCCTGCTGCAGGCCGAGGAGGAGGACATCAGGACGTTCGTCCGGCGCACCGAGTGCCTCGTTCCCCTCGGGTCCGAGAGCGACCATCTCGACCTCGACGCCCTGCTGCTTCGGCTGCTGGAGTCCCCATCGGGACGGTGA
- the araA gene encoding L-arabinose isomerase, whose product MTNPPSREIWFLTGSQGLYGAETLRQVAAQSREIAETLGSGPLPVRVVWQPVLTDADAIRRVCLEANSDDGCVGVVAWMHTFSPAKMWIAGLDALRKPLLHLHTQINVELPWASIDMDFMNLNQAAHGDREFGYIQSRLGVARKTVAGHVSDPAVIARVASWTRAALGRAELATLRLARFGDNMRDVAVTEGDKVEAQRRFGVSVNTYGVNDLVEAVDAASDAAVTELVKEYEEVYRLAPELRAGADRHESLRYAARIELGLRGFLEDGGFRAFTSNFEDLGGLRQLPGLAVQRLMADGYGFGGEGDWKTSALLRTLKAAAGGLPGGTSFMEDYTYHLDPGRELILGAHMLEVCPSIAADIPSCEIHPLGIGGREDPVRLVFDAAPGPAVVVGLADLGDRFRLVANEIDTVAPPEPLPALPVARAVWSPRPDLRTSTESWLTAGGPHHTVYTSALGAEELGDLADMLGTELALIDAGTSTRRFTQELRWNQAYHRLAQSL is encoded by the coding sequence ATGACCAACCCCCCCAGCCGCGAGATCTGGTTCCTCACCGGGAGCCAGGGCCTGTACGGAGCGGAGACGCTCCGTCAGGTCGCCGCGCAGTCGCGCGAGATCGCCGAGACCCTGGGCTCGGGTCCGCTCCCGGTTCGGGTGGTGTGGCAGCCGGTGCTCACCGACGCCGACGCGATCCGACGGGTCTGCCTGGAGGCGAACAGCGACGACGGGTGCGTCGGCGTGGTGGCCTGGATGCACACGTTCTCGCCGGCCAAGATGTGGATCGCCGGACTGGACGCGCTGCGCAAGCCGCTGCTGCACCTGCACACCCAGATCAACGTGGAGCTGCCCTGGGCGTCCATCGACATGGACTTCATGAACCTGAACCAGGCCGCCCACGGCGACCGGGAGTTCGGATACATCCAGTCGCGTCTCGGCGTCGCCCGCAAGACGGTCGCCGGACATGTCAGCGACCCCGCCGTCATCGCCCGGGTCGCGAGCTGGACCCGGGCCGCGCTCGGCCGCGCCGAGCTCGCGACGCTGCGGCTGGCCCGCTTCGGCGACAATATGCGGGACGTCGCGGTCACCGAGGGCGACAAGGTCGAGGCCCAGCGCCGGTTCGGGGTCTCGGTCAACACCTACGGGGTCAACGACCTGGTCGAGGCCGTCGACGCGGCCTCCGACGCCGCCGTCACCGAGCTGGTGAAGGAGTACGAGGAGGTCTACCGCCTCGCCCCGGAACTGCGGGCGGGCGCCGACCGGCACGAGTCGCTGCGCTACGCCGCGCGGATCGAACTGGGACTGCGCGGCTTCCTGGAGGACGGTGGATTCCGGGCCTTCACCAGCAACTTCGAGGACCTGGGCGGGCTGCGGCAGCTGCCGGGGCTGGCGGTGCAGCGACTGATGGCCGACGGCTACGGCTTCGGCGGCGAGGGCGACTGGAAGACCTCCGCCCTGCTGCGCACCCTCAAGGCCGCCGCCGGGGGGCTGCCGGGCGGCACGTCCTTCATGGAGGACTACACCTACCACCTGGACCCGGGGCGGGAGTTGATCCTGGGCGCGCACATGCTGGAGGTCTGCCCCAGCATCGCCGCGGACATCCCCTCCTGCGAGATCCATCCGCTGGGCATCGGCGGGCGCGAGGATCCGGTCCGGCTGGTCTTCGACGCCGCCCCCGGCCCGGCCGTGGTCGTCGGGCTGGCGGACCTGGGCGACCGGTTCCGGCTGGTCGCCAACGAGATCGACACGGTCGCCCCGCCGGAGCCGCTGCCGGCCCTGCCGGTGGCCCGTGCGGTCTGGAGCCCGCGCCCGGACCTGCGCACCTCGACGGAGTCCTGGCTGACCGCCGGCGGCCCCCACCACACCGTCTACACCAGTGCGTTGGGCGCCGAGGAGCTGGGCGACCTGGCCGACATGCTCGGCACCGAACTCGCGCTGATCGACGCCGGGACCAGCACCCGCCGGTTCACCCAGGAGCTGCGCTGGAACCAGGCCTACCACCGGCTGGCGCAGTCCCTGTGA
- a CDS encoding sugar ABC transporter ATP-binding protein — protein MTKSADSPGRVVTARLRGVHKSYGPTRVLDLPELDLYAGQVIGVVGENGAGKSTLMGTLAGSVHRDGGEIEIDGKPLPSGSTQAAQQLRVALVSQEFPLVGQLSVIENLMLGRRPKASRRRILVDHKAQRAEAAAMLTDIGLPADSVPLGREVRLLPAPTRQLLEIAKGWGRSPRLLILDEPTSSLGPVEAALVLALTRRLADEGGTVLFIGHRLDEVRQISDRVLVLRNGRLVADLDREEADEDRLIREMVGGEISHMAPKEQLTEGEVLLGLSGVTADGLGPVDLEIRRGEILGVAGLMGSGRSRLVHTVAGAQPATGGTMVLDGRPYRPRHAMDGVGAGVALIPEDRKEQALVLFAPIRANVTVGVLREISTRGLLRPRRQRAEAQRIAEGVNVRMQSVDQPIGSLSGGNQQRAIFGRAFAAGPKLLLLDEPTRGVDVGAKAEIYELVDRAAEAGTAVLVASSELEELLWICHRIAVMNHGRVVAVLDRAEATKERIMTAAAGTAAGTAAGPEPGAVPEAGSDADPDANPSTEQGTWGAL, from the coding sequence ATGACCAAGTCCGCGGACAGCCCGGGCCGCGTGGTCACCGCGCGGCTGCGGGGGGTGCACAAGTCATACGGTCCCACCCGGGTCCTGGACCTGCCCGAACTGGACCTCTACGCCGGCCAGGTCATCGGCGTGGTCGGCGAGAACGGGGCCGGCAAGTCCACCCTGATGGGCACCCTGGCCGGGTCGGTCCACCGGGACGGCGGCGAGATCGAGATCGACGGCAAGCCGCTGCCGTCCGGCTCCACCCAGGCCGCCCAGCAGCTCCGGGTCGCCCTGGTCTCCCAGGAGTTCCCGCTGGTCGGCCAGCTCTCGGTGATCGAGAACCTGATGCTGGGACGCCGCCCCAAGGCGTCCCGCCGCCGGATCCTGGTCGACCACAAGGCCCAGCGGGCCGAGGCCGCCGCCATGCTCACCGACATCGGGCTGCCGGCCGACTCGGTCCCGCTGGGCCGCGAGGTCCGGCTGCTGCCCGCCCCCACCCGCCAGCTGCTGGAGATCGCCAAGGGCTGGGGCCGTTCGCCCCGGCTGCTGATCCTGGACGAGCCCACCTCCTCGCTCGGCCCGGTCGAGGCGGCCCTGGTGCTGGCGCTGACCCGGCGACTGGCCGACGAGGGCGGCACCGTCCTCTTCATCGGCCACCGGCTCGACGAGGTCCGGCAGATCTCCGACCGGGTGCTGGTGCTGCGCAACGGCCGGTTGGTCGCCGACCTGGACCGCGAGGAGGCCGACGAGGACCGGCTGATCCGCGAGATGGTCGGCGGCGAGATCAGCCACATGGCGCCCAAGGAGCAGCTCACCGAGGGCGAGGTGCTGCTCGGACTGTCCGGCGTCACCGCCGACGGACTGGGCCCGGTGGACCTGGAGATCCGCCGCGGCGAGATCCTCGGCGTGGCCGGACTGATGGGCTCGGGGCGCAGCCGGCTGGTCCACACCGTCGCCGGGGCCCAGCCCGCCACCGGCGGGACGATGGTCCTCGACGGCCGCCCCTACCGTCCCCGGCACGCCATGGACGGCGTCGGGGCCGGGGTGGCGTTGATCCCGGAGGACCGCAAGGAACAGGCGCTGGTGCTGTTCGCCCCGATCAGGGCGAACGTCACTGTCGGAGTGCTGCGCGAGATCAGCACGCGCGGCCTGCTGCGGCCCAGGCGGCAGCGCGCGGAGGCCCAGCGGATCGCCGAGGGCGTCAACGTCCGGATGCAGTCGGTGGACCAGCCCATCGGCTCGCTGTCCGGCGGCAACCAGCAGCGGGCCATCTTCGGCCGGGCGTTCGCCGCCGGACCGAAGCTGCTGCTGCTCGACGAGCCGACCCGGGGCGTCGACGTCGGCGCCAAGGCCGAGATCTACGAACTGGTCGACCGGGCCGCCGAGGCCGGGACAGCGGTGCTGGTGGCCTCCTCCGAACTGGAGGAACTGCTGTGGATCTGCCACCGGATCGCGGTGATGAACCACGGCCGCGTGGTCGCCGTGCTGGACCGGGCCGAGGCCACCAAGGAGCGGATCATGACCGCTGCGGCGGGCACTGCGGCGGGCACTGCGGCCGGGCCCGAACCAGGTGCCGTTCCGGAAGCCGGGTCGGATGCCGATCCGGATGCCAACCCGTCCACTGAACAAGGTACTTGGGGTGCCCTATGA
- a CDS encoding ABC transporter permease has protein sequence MTTHLTRPATGTDKSAPAAASRLRSLTRVLVETPEAGIIAACVVVFVSIAANASTYASIGNLQVMGRDLAQVGILAIGESLVILTGGIDLSVGALAGLAGILAAWFNVSAGMPAPLAILLTLVICGVIGWWHGMMVTKLNVPPFVITLVTYTVSIGAALAITGGSPINGIDPLFGNLSAYYVDDVPVPALFFVGAAVIAWFVLERTYFGRQVYAVGGNKEAARLVGIPVARRITATYVASSCLAAVVGILVIGRMNVADPSVGGSGWELTAIAAAVVGGVSLFGGEGRIIGIAAGAILLEFISNGLLALKVSAYDQEMVQGAVLGVAILLDRLRARRFTRIRS, from the coding sequence ATGACCACTCATCTGACCCGGCCCGCCACCGGGACCGACAAGTCCGCACCTGCGGCGGCGAGCAGGCTCCGGAGCCTGACCCGGGTACTGGTGGAGACCCCGGAGGCGGGCATCATCGCCGCCTGCGTCGTGGTCTTCGTCAGCATCGCCGCCAACGCCTCGACCTACGCCTCGATCGGCAACCTGCAGGTGATGGGCCGTGACCTGGCCCAGGTCGGGATCCTGGCGATCGGCGAGTCGCTGGTGATCCTCACCGGCGGGATCGACCTCTCGGTCGGGGCGCTGGCCGGCCTGGCCGGGATCCTCGCCGCCTGGTTCAACGTCTCGGCCGGGATGCCCGCGCCGCTGGCGATCCTGCTGACGCTGGTGATCTGCGGGGTGATCGGCTGGTGGCACGGGATGATGGTGACCAAGCTGAACGTCCCGCCGTTCGTGATCACCCTGGTCACCTACACCGTCTCCATCGGCGCGGCGCTGGCCATCACCGGCGGGTCGCCGATCAACGGGATCGACCCGCTGTTCGGCAACCTCAGCGCCTACTACGTGGACGACGTCCCGGTGCCCGCGCTGTTCTTCGTCGGCGCGGCCGTGATCGCCTGGTTCGTGCTGGAGCGCACCTATTTCGGTCGGCAGGTGTACGCGGTGGGCGGCAACAAGGAGGCCGCGCGACTGGTCGGCATCCCGGTCGCCCGCCGGATCACCGCCACCTACGTGGCCAGCTCCTGCCTGGCCGCAGTGGTCGGCATCCTGGTCATCGGCCGGATGAACGTGGCCGACCCCTCGGTCGGCGGCTCCGGCTGGGAGCTCACCGCGATCGCCGCGGCCGTGGTCGGCGGGGTCTCGCTGTTCGGCGGCGAGGGCCGGATCATCGGCATCGCGGCCGGGGCCATCCTGCTGGAGTTCATCAGCAACGGCCTGCTGGCGCTGAAGGTCAGCGCCTACGACCAGGAGATGGTCCAGGGCGCGGTCCTCGGCGTCGCGATCCTGCTCGACCGGCTCCGGGCCCGCCGCTTCACCCGAATCCGGAGCTGA